In Sulfuriferula plumbiphila, the genomic window TTGCCGACGAGCGCGCCGGCGAGCTGGCTTGCCTGGCGGTACATGTCGATTACCGCGGCAATGCCCGTGGCGACGCGCTGCTGGAAGCCGCCGAAAAAAAGGCGCGCGCGCTGAAACTGAAACGCCTGTTCGTGCTCACCACGCGTACCGCGCACTGGTTCATCGAGCGCGGCTTCAAAGAAGCCAATGTCACTGAGCTGCCCACCCGGAAGCAGGCGCTGTATAACTACCAGCGCCGCTCCAAAGTGTTCGTCAAACCGATATAATCCGGCGCGATGAACCCGACGCGACGCCAGCTATGCGCCCTGATACTATGTTGCAGCCTGCCGCTTGGCGCCCACGCGGCGACCACACCGCTCGTCATCGGACTGTTTCCCAACCTGTCGCCCCAGCGCCAATTCCGGCTGTATCAGCTCCTCGCCGATTATCTGCAGCAGCGACTCGCACGACCGGTACAACTCTATACGGCAAAAACCCCCCGCGCCTTCATTGAAGCCACCCAACGCGGCAGCTTCGATATCGTGCTGACCCCACCGCACCTGGCATGGCTGGCCGAACACGAAGCCGGCTATCGACCACTGGCCACTTATGCCAGCTCCATCCGCGGCTTGCTGGTGGTGGCTGCGTCGTCCGGACTGCACACCGCCGCCGAATTGAGGGGCCGCGATATCGCCATCCCCGATCCCCTGGCATTCGTAACGATCCTGGGGGTAGCCTATTTGCAAGAGGCCGGCCTGCGCCGTGATATAGACTACCGCTTTCTGAACCGGGGCACCCACAACAATGCGGCCCTGGCCGTGATCAACGGCGAGGTTCCGGCAGCCATAATAAACGTCCTGTTTTTCAATCAGCTGCCGGAAGCAGCGCGGGGCAAGCTGCGCATCATCGGGGCAACCACTGCGGTAAAAAGCTTTTTTTTCATGGCTAATTCCCGCCTCTCCCCAGCCACAGCCGGGGCGGTGCAGGACGCCTTGCTGAGCTTCGGCGCCACCCCGCAGGGGCGCCTGTTCCTTGACCATAACCACTTCGGACGCATCCTCCCCGCAAACTCGCACAGCCTGGCAGCGATGGCACGCTACGGGGCGGAAACGCAGCGCCTGATGAAAGAATCCTCCCCATGATCCGCAGCATTGCTTATCCTCTTTGGGTCAAACTG contains:
- a CDS encoding phosphate/phosphite/phosphonate ABC transporter substrate-binding protein yields the protein MNPTRRQLCALILCCSLPLGAHAATTPLVIGLFPNLSPQRQFRLYQLLADYLQQRLARPVQLYTAKTPRAFIEATQRGSFDIVLTPPHLAWLAEHEAGYRPLATYASSIRGLLVVAASSGLHTAAELRGRDIAIPDPLAFVTILGVAYLQEAGLRRDIDYRFLNRGTHNNAALAVINGEVPAAIINVLFFNQLPEAARGKLRIIGATTAVKSFFFMANSRLSPATAGAVQDALLSFGATPQGRLFLDHNHFGRILPANSHSLAAMARYGAETQRLMKESSP